The Fibrobacter sp. UWR4 DNA window CTCCTGCTGTACTGTTTGTCCTGGCTCTCGCGCTGGTGATTTACCTGTGTGGCGGCCTGTTTGGTAATCAGTCCTCCTTTGATTCCCGTTCTTATTTGGACGTTCGTTCCAAGATCGACTCTCTGGAAATTGCTCTTTGGGACGCCCAGCACAATCCGGAAGCGCAGGTTGCGATCCGTGCCGAACTGGATGCTTCCTGGGATACTCTTGCAAGCCTTCGTCGCGCTTCTGAAAAGAAAACTGTTGATGCTGACGCTCCTGTACAGGATTCCGGTGTTGATGTTCTGCCTGCCGAATCCATCAAATGGGTGGTTGGCGGCGTTGTGGCTATTATTCTGTGCATCGTGTTGCTGGTGTTTATCCTCAAGCGTCGTAAGGAATACCTGACCCGCCAGATGGAGACCATCAAGACTGAAGTTCCTGCGGTGAATTCTCGTGAGGATGAAGCTACCTTGGTTCCTCCCACACCTCGTCCTAAGAAAACTTCCATCATTGCCGATGCAGAAGCTTACGCCGCAAGAAAACGTGAAACCTTGGCCCAGCAGGCTCAACCTGCTTCCCAGGCCGCCGCTCCTCAGACGATTTCTCAGGCAAAGCCTGTAGAACCGCCTAAGGCTGAACAGGAAGAAATTCAGAAGGTTGCTTTTGAAGATGAAAACGGCCTTCCCGAAAACAAGATATTGACTGGTTTCCCCAGCAGCAAGCCCACTCTTCGCCCCACCGCAAGACAGCGAATTACTTCTGCCATGCAGAATCTTTCCGATGTGTTGCGTGCTCCTCGCGGTCTTTCTCGCGACGTGACCATGAAGCTCCGTGCGCAGAGCCGTAACGCCACAGGTGATCCCAAGCTTGCTGGCAGTAACCCGCTGGAAACATCCCGCTTTGATCGTGAAGATACGGAAAAGGTCCGCATCCTCCAGTTGTCCCGTCGCGGTTTCCCTGCCTCTGCCATTGCCTCTACCTTAAAGATTCCTCAGGATAAGGTGGAAGCAATTATCAAGGAAAATCAGATCTAGCATGCGCTATCGTTTCCGTTGTGAGTACTTGGGGAGTGCCTTCTACGGCTGGCAAGCTCAGAACGAAGGTGGCAAGACCAAGTTCGTGACGGTTCAGTCTACGCTGGAAACAGCTTTTACTACAGCTCTTCGTGCTCCTATCCGTATATGGGGCTCCGGACGCACGGATACGGGGGTTCATGCTCGGGGGCAGTGCTGCCACTTTGATTATGATGGTGCACTGGACCTGGAGAAGACGGTTCGTTCCATCAATGGTTTGACTCAGCGCTTGGTTCGCATCCGTGATTTGCAACCTTGCGATCCGGAATTCAATTCCAGATTTGATGCTACTTGCCGTTACTACCAGTATACCATGTTCACCCGTCCTGTAGCTCTTATGAGGGACTTTGGCTGGGAGTGCGGTTCCCTGAATATTGATCTGGATGCGATGGAAAGGGAAGCTCAGTCTTTCCTGGGACATCACGATTTTATCGATTTCTGTATTCCCAGAAACGATGGGAAGCCTACGGATTGCATCCTGACGGAGTTCCGCCTGGAACGTCTGAATGACTGGAGCATCATGTTCCATATTAAGGGAAACCGTTTCCTGCACCGTCAAGTTCGCGCCATGGTGGGTACCCTTTTTGATGTGGGGCGAGGTAAACTTCCGCCAGGAACGGTAAACCAGATTTTTGAGAAAAAATTTAAGGGAGAGCGCACATGGGCTCCCCCTCAAGGTCTTGTTCTTCAGAACGTGGAATACAAAGACTATTAAGCCTTCATTGCCTTGGTCATGTCGCGGATGGCGGTGTCGATACCGACCAGAGCGGCCTTGCTTACGATGCTGTGGCCAATGACCAGTTCCTCGATACCTTCGATTGCAGCGATAGGACCGACGTTCCTGTAGTTCAGGCTGCGTCCAGCCTTGACGCGAAGACCGTACTTGCGGGCAAGAACTGCCATGTCCTGAATAGCTGAAATTTCACGGTCAACTTCTTCTGCGCTGCCGAGGCTGCAGGAAGTTGCGTAACGTCCGGTATTCAGTTCCACGAAATCGATACCCAGCTTCTTGGCTGCCTTCACCTGTTCGGTTTCGGGATCAATGAATGCACCGACGGAAATGTCGTTGCTCTTCAAGGTCATGATTGCCTTTGCGAGTTCGTTCACCTTTGCTGCGATATTCAGTCCGTCATCGGTATGGACTTCCGGAACGATGGTGACGGAATCCGGCTGATTGCTAATAGCTGTCTGGACCATTTCGGGGAATAGGCTCATTTCCAGATTCAACTTGGTGGTAACAGTTGCTCGAAGCTGTGCCACATCGCGGTCCTGGATATGGAGCTTGTCTTCGCGGAGGTGGGCGGTGATGCTATCGCAACCAGCGAGTTCTGCAATGAGTGCTGCAGCAACGGGATCCGGTTCGCGGAACTTACGTGCTTCGCGGATAGTTGCAATATGGTCCACATTAAAGCTAAGCTTGACTGTCATACAAACTCCTTATCAGTACGTCATAAAAGTAGATAAATTTACCAGCGTTGTTCCCTGCTTTTCCACCTTTTTGGAAAGCTCGGTCACATAGCCGATCGTTTCCATGGTCAGGGGGAGAATCATAGCGGCTAGTCCACTCTTGATGGCTTCGCGATTTTTCTGCTTCACGTAATCCTGCAGGGAGCTGTTGTCTGGATTGTAGGGATTGGAAATCTTGCAGCGGGTCTCAAAATCCTTGCAGGCGTCCATCACTTTGGATTGCTTGTTGGACGAAATATCCAGGAACCAGAGTTTGTTCTTTTCTACAGGTTTGATAATGGCTTGCAGCAACTGCTTGTGTTCTACAGCTTGTTCGCCGAATCTTGTCGCGATTCCCTTTGCATACGGAATAGTCTTTACCGCGTCATTGATCACCGTTTCAATTTGATCTTCCGTGTGGTGAATTCTTAGGGGTCTGTACTTGTTGTGGGATTTGTTCAGTCGGGTGGATTCCATGGTGAGCCATAGAATGACTTCCTTTTCCTTTACTTTGTCCAAATTTTCATAGACGTTTTCTTTCAAGCCGAAAGGAGGGACCAGCAAATCAAATGGAATGTCCAACTGGTTCAAGGCGGAGATGATTTCGGGGGTAAGATCCGTCACCTGGAAGCCTATGGAAAGTACGGATGCGTTAGATCTAAAAATATTTTCGGAGACCTGAAGTTCCAGTTTAAGTGTATCACCATCGGGTTTGAGCAAATCTACTTCGGCAGACTGGAATGCAGAACTTTTATAAAGCTGTTTCATGTTGAGTACGGTGCCACCGTGACTCTGAATAAAACGCTGTGCTTGCAGCAGATATACAATAATGGTCTGGCCTCTTCCCAAAGTCCATATATTACGAGCTTTCTTCTTATTGTATCGGGCTTCAATAATCTGCAACTGTTCTTTGAAACTGTCTTCAAAGGAAACCGTCGTGTCAACAGGTGCTTGTGTTACGGAATCCGTAGTGGCTTCTTCCGAATTTGCAACTTCATGATTCTCTGCGTCGGGATTTCCCAGCAGGGACAGTCCAAAGCAAATTCCGCCCATGACTGTAAGAACAATGATAATGGCAATAATGTGTTTTGATTTTCTCATCTTG harbors:
- the truA gene encoding tRNA pseudouridine(38-40) synthase TruA → MRYRFRCEYLGSAFYGWQAQNEGGKTKFVTVQSTLETAFTTALRAPIRIWGSGRTDTGVHARGQCCHFDYDGALDLEKTVRSINGLTQRLVRIRDLQPCDPEFNSRFDATCRYYQYTMFTRPVALMRDFGWECGSLNIDLDAMEREAQSFLGHHDFIDFCIPRNDGKPTDCILTEFRLERLNDWSIMFHIKGNRFLHRQVRAMVGTLFDVGRGKLPPGTVNQIFEKKFKGERTWAPPQGLVLQNVEYKDY
- a CDS encoding pyridoxine 5'-phosphate synthase — its product is MTVKLSFNVDHIATIREARKFREPDPVAAALIAELAGCDSITAHLREDKLHIQDRDVAQLRATVTTKLNLEMSLFPEMVQTAISNQPDSVTIVPEVHTDDGLNIAAKVNELAKAIMTLKSNDISVGAFIDPETEQVKAAKKLGIDFVELNTGRYATSCSLGSAEEVDREISAIQDMAVLARKYGLRVKAGRSLNYRNVGPIAAIEGIEELVIGHSIVSKAALVGIDTAIRDMTKAMKA
- a CDS encoding divergent polysaccharide deacetylase family protein, coding for MRKSKHIIAIIIVLTVMGGICFGLSLLGNPDAENHEVANSEEATTDSVTQAPVDTTVSFEDSFKEQLQIIEARYNKKKARNIWTLGRGQTIIVYLLQAQRFIQSHGGTVLNMKQLYKSSAFQSAEVDLLKPDGDTLKLELQVSENIFRSNASVLSIGFQVTDLTPEIISALNQLDIPFDLLVPPFGLKENVYENLDKVKEKEVILWLTMESTRLNKSHNKYRPLRIHHTEDQIETVINDAVKTIPYAKGIATRFGEQAVEHKQLLQAIIKPVEKNKLWFLDISSNKQSKVMDACKDFETRCKISNPYNPDNSSLQDYVKQKNREAIKSGLAAMILPLTMETIGYVTELSKKVEKQGTTLVNLSTFMTY